The Haloplanus salinarum genome includes a region encoding these proteins:
- a CDS encoding ammonium transporter, producing MLTPLQVDPSALASGVNNVWVLTVTFLIFFMHAGFAMLEAGQVRSKNVANQLTKNMLTWSIGVIVYFLIGAGVSGIVGGAADPFAYITGGSDTWIGWLFGAVFAMTAATIVSGAVAGRAKLRAYVTYTIILSAVIYPVVTGLTWGGGYLSSVLGVGFSDFAGGMIVHGMGGIAGLTAAWVLGPRMDRYNDDGSANVIPGHSMTFAVLGTLILCFGWYGFNVGTAATVFVVEEGTMALGAFADTVGRVALTTTLAMGAGAIGAAGVSLLQTEKVDTLYVANGMLAGLVGITSIPNLSTWWGALLVGLLAGGQLPIVFKFVEKRLKIDDVCAVYPVHGSAGAMGCILLPFVSINGFSTQVLLAQIVSVTVIGAWTIAATAVVFGALKAIGQARVDPDHEREGLDVAEHGVDTYPEFGDQPDAVPDGGEEIRTDGGEDERDIKMVVAMLRPEKLGDVKQAIAEVGAPSITVTNVSGRGSQPAKKGQWRGEEYTVDLHQKVKIECVVADVPAEDVAEAIRESANTGEPGDGKIFIMPVDEAIQVRTGKEGPDAV from the coding sequence ATGCTGACGCCGCTGCAGGTCGATCCCTCGGCGCTGGCCTCAGGTGTCAACAACGTCTGGGTGTTGACCGTCACCTTCCTGATCTTCTTCATGCACGCCGGCTTCGCCATGCTGGAGGCGGGGCAGGTACGCTCGAAGAACGTCGCCAACCAGCTGACGAAGAACATGCTCACCTGGAGTATCGGCGTCATCGTCTACTTCCTGATCGGGGCCGGCGTCTCCGGGATTGTCGGCGGGGCGGCCGATCCGTTCGCCTACATCACCGGCGGCTCCGACACGTGGATCGGCTGGCTCTTCGGCGCGGTGTTCGCCATGACGGCGGCGACCATCGTCAGCGGGGCCGTCGCCGGCCGCGCGAAACTCCGCGCGTACGTCACGTACACTATCATCCTCTCGGCGGTCATCTACCCCGTCGTGACGGGGCTGACGTGGGGTGGCGGCTACCTCTCGTCGGTGCTCGGCGTCGGGTTCAGCGACTTCGCGGGCGGCATGATCGTCCACGGCATGGGCGGCATCGCCGGCCTCACGGCGGCGTGGGTCCTCGGCCCGCGGATGGACCGCTACAACGACGACGGGAGCGCGAACGTCATCCCCGGCCACTCGATGACCTTCGCCGTGCTGGGGACGCTCATCCTCTGTTTCGGCTGGTACGGCTTCAACGTCGGCACGGCGGCGACGGTGTTCGTCGTCGAGGAAGGCACCATGGCCCTCGGCGCCTTCGCCGACACCGTCGGCCGCGTGGCGCTGACGACGACGCTCGCGATGGGCGCGGGCGCCATCGGCGCCGCCGGCGTCTCGCTGCTCCAGACCGAGAAGGTCGATACGCTCTACGTCGCCAACGGGATGCTCGCCGGCCTCGTCGGCATCACGAGCATCCCCAACCTGTCGACGTGGTGGGGCGCGCTGCTGGTCGGCCTGCTGGCCGGCGGACAGCTCCCCATCGTCTTCAAGTTCGTCGAGAAGCGGCTCAAGATCGACGACGTCTGCGCCGTCTACCCCGTCCACGGGAGCGCCGGCGCGATGGGGTGTATCCTGCTCCCCTTCGTCTCGATCAACGGCTTCTCGACGCAGGTCCTGCTGGCACAGATCGTCAGCGTCACCGTCATCGGCGCCTGGACCATCGCCGCCACCGCGGTCGTGTTCGGTGCGCTGAAGGCCATCGGCCAGGCTCGCGTCGATCCCGACCACGAGCGTGAGGGGCTCGACGTCGCCGAGCACGGCGTCGACACCTACCCCGAGTTCGGCGACCAGCCCGACGCGGTGCCGGACGGCGGCGAGGAGATCCGCACCGACGGCGGCGAGGACGAGCGCGACATCAAGATGGTCGTCGCGATGCTTCGCCCGGAGAAGCTGGGCGACGTGAAACAGGCCATCGCCGAGGTCGGTGCCCCCTCGATCACCGTGACGAACGTCTCCGGCCGCGGCTCCCAGCCCGCGAAGAAGGGCCAGTGGCGCGGCGAGGAGTACACGGTCGACCTCCACCAGAAGGTGAAAATCGAATGCGTGGTCGCGGACGTACCCGCCGAAGACGTCGCCGAGGCCATTCGCGAGAGCGCGAACACGGGCGAACCCGGCGACGGCAAGATCTTCATCATGCCCGTCGACGAGGCGATTCAGGTCCGGACGGGCAAGGAGGGGCCCGACGCGGTCTGA